In the Amblyomma americanum isolate KBUSLIRL-KWMA unplaced genomic scaffold, ASM5285725v1 scaffold_96, whole genome shotgun sequence genome, one interval contains:
- the LOC144112416 gene encoding uncharacterized protein LOC144112416 — protein MPSFYLLLLDYYARYARDVGPLKKFRSKRAMFEQIACDMFGILGIHRTAVQCETRFKTVSKRKRNEEKHNNTSGNSRCRVEYEQEFDAIKAIDDSLEPEVLRGVDTVRYKKASTRKASPRPSTSADVQENSEFSVDTLSLISSGGDCSFEAGTDSQDEEPKKKRADRRLRPSNSRMQHMQLFFEEMNKLHREKEKKKEDREQRKEQRHQELLKAHSEHMALLKTLAEKE, from the exons ATGCCTTCATTTTACCTG CTGCTTCTGGACTACTATGCACGCTATGCCAGAGACGTGGGCCCACTCAAGAAATTTCGCAGCAAGCGAGCTATGTTCGAGCAAATTGCCTGCGATATGTTCGGCATTCTCGGCATTCATCGCACTGCTGTGCAGTGCGAAACACGCTTCAAGACAGTGTCAAAGCGGAAGAGGAACGAAGAGAAGCACAATAATACATCAGGAAATTCCCGCTGCCGCGTGGAATATGAGCAAGAGTTTGATGCCATAAAGGCTATAGATGACAGCTTGGAGCCGGAAGTCTTGCGCGGTGTGGACACCGTGAGGTATAAGAAAGCGTCGACTCGTAAAGCAAGTCCTCGACCATCAACCAGCGCAGACGTCCAGGAAAACTCAGAGTTCAGTGTTGATACCCTGTCTTTGATATCATCAGGGGGAGACTGTTCATTTGAAGCCGGTACAGATTCGCAGGACGAAGAGcccaagaaaaaaagagccgacCGGAGGTTGCGCCCAAGCAACTCTAGAATGCAGCACATGCAGTTGTTCTTTGAAGAAATGAACAAACTGCAcagggagaaagagaaaaaaaaggaagatagagaacaaaggaaggagcAAAGGCATCAGGAGCTGCTAAAAGCTCATTCCGAGCATATGGCACTTTTGAAAACTCTAGCAGAAAAGGAGTAG